AGGATCCGCCGCTGCACCTCGGTCGCCGTACTGCTGCCGGTGACCGCTTCGATCAGCATTCCGGCCAGGACGTAGTTGGTGTTCGAGTAGCTGAATCCCGCGCCCGGGGCATTGGTCGGCGGCATGGCCAGACCCATGGCGACCAGCTCGGCCGGAGCGTACGTGGTGACCTGCATCCGGTTGATCGCCGCGTACGAGTCGATCATCGCGTTGGTGTAGTTGCCGATGCCGCTGGTGTGGTTCAGCAGCATCCGGACGGTGACCTGGGCGCCGGTCTCGCCCGGTACGACGTCGGGCAGCCGCTGCCCGATCGGGTCGTCCAGACCCAGTCGGCCCTCGTCGACGAGCTGGAGCACGGTGGTGGCGACGAACGTCTTGGTGATGCTGCCGATGCGGTGACGCATCTGCGGCTGCATCGGTCGTGGCTTGGTCAGGAACGCCTGGCCGGCGGCGCCCTGCCAGTCGTGTCGGCCGTCGCGCACGGCGGCCAGCGCGCCGGGCACACCGGCCTCGGGCACCGCCGCGAGCGCGGCGCGCAGCCCGGTGCGGTCCAGCTTTCCGGCGGACGCGCCGGGCTGCGCCACGGCGGAGGCGGGTACGACAGCGATCGTGGCGACCAGCGTGAGGCTGGTGGCCACCACCTTGAGTGTCCGAAGAGTGCGAGACATGGAAATAGCATCGATGTGTCCTGGTCGGAGTGCATCGTGCTCAGGCGCGAGATTCGACTCCCACTGCGGAGTGAGCCGCATTCGACCAGCGGCCTACCGCAGCACCACCGCCGCAGGTCTCGCGCATGACCCGGCACCCCGCCGGTACAGATGTCCCTGGACGCCGGGCGGTCGTCCCTGCCCTCCGGGACGTCCCGCCCACCAGCCTCGGAACGGTCAGGTTCGATGCGGCCCGGCCCGTCCGGTCCCGGTCTTGGGAGGAACACGTGGTGACGACAGCGGCGAAGGGGTCGGGCAGACCGCCCGGCCGACACGGCAGGCCCCCGGGACGCCGGGGCACCCTCGGACGGTGGTGTGCCGTCGGGATCGCGGCGATGCTGACCGTGACCATGCACCAGACTCCGGCGCGGGCGGTCGAGCAGGTGCCGTTCGACGAGCACACCGTGCACGGTGCGCTCTTCGCTGCCGTGGTGCAGCTCCACGACAACGGTGCCGCCGGGCTCACCGACGCCCTGCTCACCGCCGAACTGCTGGACTGGCGTACGGCGAACCCGAACGCCGACGCCGCCCAGGTGGCGGCACACGCCAACGGCACCCGCGCGGCCGTCGCCACGGTGGCGCCCGACGGCAGCGGGGAGGAGCGGTCCCGCTTCGCCCTGGCGATGGCCCTGCTCGCGCGGCTGGGGGAGACCCCGAGCAGCGGCGCGGTGCTCACCGGCCCGACGGTGCGGACCTTCCTGGACAGCACCGTCGGCGCCGAGGGCGCCAACGTCGTACCGGACATGCTGAACCTGGTCCGGGGCGGCTACCAGGACGCCGCGTGGAACGCGAAGTCCCGCGACGTCGTCCGCGAGACCTGGATGGAGCTGCACCGACGGGCGAAGGTGGACGACCCGCTGACCGTCGGGTGGGACGCCGCGTTCACCGGCCGCACCAAGACGGCGGTCCGCACCCCGGTGGACACGTTGCTGGCCACCCGCATCCACGAACCGCGTCCGGACGGCAACGCCGGCACGCTCGGCCACTACGTGCCGCTGACCGCCATCCGGGACGAGCGCGACGACCCGGCCGCCTTCCGCGCGCTGGTGCAGGACCGTGCCTACGCGGCGCTGGCCGTGCTGGACGCGGGCGGACGCGCCCGGGCCGACGAGGTGGTGGCCAGGGCGGCGACCTACCCGCTCAACGGCGACCCGAAGCCGACCGCGGCGGTCATCGACGAGGAGAAGCGCAAGACCGCCGAGAACAAGACGATCTTCGAGGGGCTCGGCTCCACGGTCAGCGTGCTCTCCACCGTGATGGGTTTCCACGACAAGAAGTTCGGCAAGCAACTGGAGACCATCGGCAAGGCGATCGTCACCTCGGTCACCGCCATCAACACCTACATGACCACCGTGCTCGGCCAGGGGCTGAGCACCGCCGCCGTCGCCATGGGCACCGCGGTGCTCACCGGTAACCTGCTCGGCGCGGCGGTGAGCCTGATCGGTCTGTTCGCCGGCGGCGGCGACCCGAACGCCGCCGTGCAGGCCGAGATCGGCAAGCTCCGGGACCAGATCAACCGCCTGGCCCAGGGCATGGACCGGCGCTTCGACCGGATCGAGGCGGCGCTCGGCGAGATGTACGCCAACCTGGTCGCCCAGCTCGACGCACTGACCCGGTCGCTGGACCAGGTCCACGCCAACCTCGGCCGGATCGCCACCCAGTTGCAGACCATCGAACGCAAGGTCGACGCGATGGCCCTTGCCACCCACGTGGCGTTGCAGAACATCGCCCGTGACCCGCTGAACACGGTCATCACCACCTACGTGCACCACAAGGAGATCACCGGGGAACCGATCCCGGACTACATCAACACGTACTTCCCGAAGGCCGAGTCGCCGACGTTCGAGTTCGCCACGCTGCGCGCCGCCGCCGAGGGCACCTTCACCGTCCCGGCCGGGACGAGCACCGCCGATCCGGTCTCGCAGCTCGACCTCTTCCTGCCCGAGGGTTCGATCAACTACCTGACCCAGTGGGCCGGTCAGCGGGTCGGCGGCGCCTGGACCACCGGACCGGTGGCCAACGCCGCCGCCTGGAAGACCGCCGCCCGCACCTACAACATCCTGCAACTGCAGAACCCGCAGTACGCCAGGCGCATCGACACCGGGCGGGCCGAGGCGGTGGCGCTGGCCGGTGACGAGATCAACGAGCGGGTCCGGCAGTTCAGCAAGCCGACCGACGACGGATCCACCAACGCTCTGTTCACCGCGCTGGTCGACGACTACCGCACCGCCATGAACGGCTGGCGGGACCAGGTCGACAACGTCCGCCGCGCGGTGCTCTGGAACGGTAGCGACGTGATCCCCGAGTACGACATGTGGGGCAGCCCGGACCAGCAGATCGCCGCCGGGAACCGGATCGGCGAGACCGGCTCGATCGGCCCCTGCACCGGGACTCTCGGCAACCGCGCCGTCCCGGCGACCCTGCGGCACAACACCCTGCCGAACCCGTTCCAGTTGGCCGCCCACGGCCTGCCGCCGGCCCACCGGCCCTCCTTCACGAGCTGCTACGAGGCGCAGTTCGTCAACGTGGTGGAGAACCCGGGGCCCCGCTTCCACACCACCAGCGGCGACCTGCAGATCACCGTACGGTCCCGGGTGAAGTGGGCCGGCGGGGACTGGCAGCAGGTCCGTAGTGCCACCCGGGTCTTCCCGATCGGCGTCTACTGTTCCTGGAGCGTCCGCTCCGAGATTCCCGACGGCTACTGCTACGACGAGCGCAAGTTCCTCGACGAGCGGTGGAACACCACCTATCGGACGGCCTTCGAGTCCGCCGCGATCCCGGCGGTGGACGCCCAGACGGCGACCGCCCGGGCCAAGGCCGCCAGCATGCTCGCCGGCCGGCAGAAGTACTTCTACCGGGTCATGCTGGCTGGCTCCGGCACCGCCGCGCCGGACCCCGGCACCTGGGACTCGGCGAAGGCGCTGTGGCAGCAGGGCAAGAAGGTCTCCAACGCGCTGCGGCTGCTCCAGGCGTACACCGAGCTGGGTTGGGGCACTGCCCTGGAGTCCGACGACGGCCTGCGCGGGCTGCTCTTCGGCAGCCACGGCCTGCCGGCCGACTGGGCCCGGCCCCGCAGCGACGCCGACCAGTCCGCCAACCGGCACCTGCACAACGCGATGGCGCAGGCGCTGGCGAACTACGCCGGCTGCACGCAGCACGACGGCTGGGACCCGTGCGGCGGCGACCAGTCCGGGTTCAACCCCCTGGCCAACCAGGGCCAGTACGGTGCCGGCTGCCCGCAGGCCACGAGCGGCGCACCCCGTGACCCGCTCAGCGCCTGCCTGTTCGGCGCCGCCGAGCTGCGGGCCAACCAGCTCGCCGCCCGGTACGCCCACTGGTCCGGGCGGGTGAAGGCCAAGGCGCACGTCGAAGGGCTGCCGGACGTCACCGCGACGGCCGACATGACCCGTGCGGCCAGTCGGGCGATCCGGTTGGGCTGACCGGACGGGCCACGATCCCGCCGACCCGGGACATCCGCCCCGGGTCGGCGGGACACCCACCGGGTGACGATGGGCAGGTCGGACCTTCGCCGACGAACGCGACACCCGCGACGGTGCCACCGTGGACCCCGCGCGTGTCTACGCTTCGCGTGATCCTGAGGAGACCACCATGACCCTGCCCACTCGTGAACCGGACCGTGCCTCCGCCGACACCGACCCGCGCATCGTGCTGGTGGCCGGCGACGACACCTTCTGCCACGTCTACCGCAACCTCGCCGAACTGCTCGACGAGCAGAGGCACTACGACAAGCTCGACGGCCCGGTGGAGTTCTTCGACCCGACCGGCCGGCAGTTGATCCCGGCCTTCTCGCAGGACTGGCAGCTGGTGGAACTGCACCCGTCGCACCGCCCGGCCGCGCCGGAGGTCCTGCGCGAACGCTTCAAGGCGGTGCTGGCGCACGTCGAGCAGTTCGTCCGGGAACGCCCGCAGGTGCTCGGCGACCACCGGATCGACGTCGAGGAGGTGCTCTCCGACCTGCCCGACTGCGACGCTCCGAACTTCACCGACGTCGTCGACGCGTTGCCGTGGCACTCACACGGCCATCGGGGCAACCTGCTGCACAATGCCATGCACGCGGCGGGCTGGGCTCGCTGACCCGACCCCTTTCCGACCCGTCCCGGAGGCTCCTTTGTCGCCGACCCCGCCACCAGTGACCGTCCGCCGTCGGGCCCTGGCGGTGGCGGGGACGGCCGTCGCGCTGCTCGTGGTCATCGGCCACCTGTGGAGCCGGGACGCCGCCGCCCAGGGCCCGGTCGCGGTGACCGCCAGCATGGCCGCCGCGTTCACCGCGCTCGGCACGCTGGTGCTCGCCGGTGTGCCGGGCCATCCGGTCGGGCGGCTGATGACCGCGGCCGGACTCACCGCCGCCGTCGCCGCCCTGTCGCTGAGCTGGTCCGGGATAACTCCGGTCGCCTGGGTGGGGCAGTGGCTCTGGTGGCCGCCGTACGGACTGGTCATCCTCGCCCTGCTGGTCTTCCCCGACGGCCGGCTGCCGGGACGGCGGTGGCGTCTGGTCGCGTACCTGATCGTCGTCACCACCGTCGTGGCCACCGTGGCGTTGGCGGTTGCCGCGCTCAGCGACCCCCGTCGGCTGCTGCTCTCGGCCGAGCCGGCCGCCACCGCCCAGGCCCGTACGCTGGTGCAGATCGCGCTGCTGGCGATCGGCGTCGAGGTGCTGGCGCTGCTGGCGGTGCTGGTCGCGCTGGCCGGTCGCTGGCGGCGTGCCACCGGCGAGACCCGCCAGCAGTTGGCCTGCCTGCTCGCCGCCGCGGTGTTGTTCCTGCTCGGACTGGTGCTCGACGCGCTCAACCTCTCCGGCGCCTGGGTGCTCATGGTGATCGCCATTCCCGGGGCGATGACCCTCGCCGTGCTGCGCTACCGGCTCTACGGCCTGGAACAGGTGATCAACCGCACGCTGGTCTGGCTGGTGATGAGCCTGCTGCTGATCGTGGCCTTCGTCTCCACCGTGAGCCTGCTGCGCGACCTGGTGCTGCGCGGCGACACCTCGAACGCCTCGCTGGTGACCACCGGGCTGATCGCGGTGACCTTCGAACCGTTGCGGCACCGGGTGCAGCGCGGCGTCAACCGCCTGCTCTACGGGGAGCGCGACGAGCCGTACGCGGTCCTGGCCCGCCTCGGGGACCTGCTGGAGAGGACCGTCGAGCCGCAGGCCGTGCTGCCGCTGCTCACCCGGACCGTCGCCGGCTCCCTCCAGGTGCCCTACGTCGCGGTCGAGCTGACCGCCGACCACGACCCGGATCGGCCCCAGAAGGTGCACGCCGAACACGGCCGGCCCACCGGTTCGGTGGAACGGTTCGACATGGTCACCCACGGCGAGCGCGTCGGCTCGCTGGTGGTGGCACACCGTACCCCCGGGACCCGCTTCACCTCCGTCGAGCGACGCCTGCTCAGCGACGTCGCCCTGCACGCCTCGGTGGCGGCGGCGACCGCGCGCCTGATCCGGGACCTGAGGGCCTCTCGCGAGCGACTGGTCACCGCACGGGAGGAGGAGCGCCGCCGGCTGCGTCGCGACCTGCACGACGGGCTCGGTCCCACCTTCGCCGGCATGTCCATGCAGGTACGGGCCGCCCGCAAGCTCGCCACCGACCGGCAGCGACTGGTCGGCATCCTCGACGGGCTCGCCGAGGACCTCCGGACCTGCACCGCGGAGGTACGCCAACTGGTCGACCAGTTACGCCCACCCGCCCTGGACCGTGGGCTGGAATCGGCCCTACGGGCGGAGTGCCAGCGTTTCGACGGCCCCGGCCTGTCGGTGCGCCTGCGGGTGGAGGACGAACTGGACCGGTTGCCCGCCGCCGTGGAGGTGGCGGCGTACCGCATCGTCGGTGAGGCACTGGCCAACGTGGCCCGGCACGCCCAGGCCACCACCTGCGACGTGGTGGTACGCCGGGGTCGCGCCCTGGTCGTCGAGGTGGGCGACGACGGTGTCGGTGTCCGCGCCCGACGCCCGGGCGGCGTCGGTCTGGACTCCATGCGCGAACGCGCCGCCGAACTGGGCGGCGAGTGCGACCTGGTGGACCGCGCACCGCAGGGCACCCTGGTACGGGTACGCCTGCCGTTCCAGCCGGTCGCGTCGGCCCCCGTTCCGGTGGACGGACCCGGCTGACACCATGAGCCGGGCCGGTCGAGGCGGTCGGGCCGGAAGTGGGGCGAGAGAGATGTCCGGACAGGGTCGGGTGCTGATCGTGGACGACCATCCGGTGGTCCGCCGTGGACTGCGGATCATGCTGGAGGGGGAGGGCTGGGTCAGCGCGGTGCTGGAGGCCGCCACCTGCGCCGAGGCGATCCGGCTGGTGATGACCGAGCCGGTCGACGTGGTCGCCATGGACGTCGGTCTGCCCGACGGCGACGGCGTCGAGGCCACTCGCCGGATCGTGCGGGACCGTCCGGCGACGGCCGTGCTCATGCTCACCATGGCCGACGACGACGAGGTGGTGAGCCGGTCGCTGCACGCGGGCGCCCGGGGCTACCTGCTCAAGGACACCGACCCGGACGTGATCGTCGACGCGCTGCGCACCGTGGCCGGCGGTGGACTCGTGCTCGGCCCCCGGGTCGGCCCTCGGGTGCTGGCCGACCTGCAGCGCCGGCCGGTGGAACTGCCCGCACCGTTCAACCAGCTCACCCCGCGCGAACGGGACATCCTGCGGTACCTGTCGGCCGGCGAGACCAACGCCCGTATCGCCCGCCGGGTCGGGTTGAGCGAGAAGACGGTCCGCAACCAGCTCTCCGCGGTCTTCGCCAAGCTAGGGGTCTCCGATCGGGTCCAGGCGGCTCTCCTCGCCCGCGACGTCGGTCTCTGAGAGCCGTCTTCGGCGGCGGACGAGACCCGACCGAAGTTACTCAACCAATTGGTTGACAATCATCGGGGCGTACTGCGATGCTCAACCGCGTAGTTGAAATAGCAGTTCAACATGCTTGTCGACGTTGCCGCGAAGGAGAGCACCACCATGACCGCCAGCACCCGTGAGACCCGGATCGTGGCCGACCCCACGGTCCCTCAGGTGATCATCACCCGCGAGTTCGACGCCCCGCCGGACGCGGTGTTCCGGGCGCACACCGATCCCGAGTTGTTCGCGCGCTGGATCGGTCCGCGAGACATCGCGACCGTGATCGACACGTGGGACTGCCGGAGCGGCGGATCGTACCGCTACGTCCAGCAGACCGAGGGGTTCGAGGGTGGGTTCCGGGGCTGCTTCCACGAGGTGCGGCCGGGTGAGCTGATCGTCCAGACCTTCACCTTCGAGGGGATGCCCGACGGCGTCGCGCTGGAACGACTCTCCTTCGAGGACCTGGGTGGGCGCACCCGGCTGACCGCCACCTCGCTCGTCGACTCGTTCGAGGATCGGGACGCGTTCCTGGCCTCGGGTATGGAGGTCGGGGTTCGTGAGGGCTACGAGCAGCTCGACGGTCTGCTGGTCGAACGGGTCGCATGATGCGTGAGACCGATGTGGCGGAAGCCGTCGGACCGCCGGGCATCGCCGTGCGACGGCGGCCGACATGAGCGCGGACACGTTGTCGCCCGTCTTCTCGGCCCTGGCCGACCCGACCCGCAGGCGGATCGTGGCCCGGCTCGCCGCCGGGGACGCCACGCTGACCGAGCTGGCCGAGCCGTTCGACATGAGCCTCCAGGCCGTGGCCAAGCACCTCGCGGTGTTGGAGGAGGCCGGCGTGGTGACCCGTGGCAGGGACGGGCGTCGCCGGCCCGCCCACCTCGAAGTGGAGGTCCTGGACCTGATGGCCGGGTGGATCGAGCGGTACCGCCAGCGGGCCGAGGAGCGCTACCAGCGCCTCGACGAGGTCCTCGCCGCGATGTCGGACGCCGAGGAGGCGTCCGAGCCCGGCCGCGACGGCCACTCCGGCGTCAGCTCAGGGTGAAGGTCACGTCGTCGAGGTCGAAGGTCGTGACGCCGTTGCCGGCCGTCTCGCTGGCGAGGAAGCTGACCGTCGCGGTGCGCTCGACCGTCGCCGTCCCGCTCGACATGGCGTACTCGCGCCACTGTGCCCCACCGTCGAAGGCGAGTGAGAATCTCGTCTTCGGGGGTATCCCGGTGACCGCCAGCCCGACGTTCAGGTAGTCGCTCCGGCTGCTCTCCGTGGTCGTGGTCCGGACCCGGAAGCGGACCGTCAGGTCGCACTCGGACGGCACGGTGAGGGTGGTCCGCAGCAGATCCGACCGGGTCACGTCCAGCCCGGCGAAGGTGGCGTAGGCGCGGCCGGAGTGGGCGGGCCGCGCCGCGTCACCGAGTACGACGATGCGGGGGCCGGCCGTCCAGCCGGTGGTGCCGCGTTCGAACCCGGGGTTGGCGTGGACCTGCCCGGTGCAGGGCGCGTCGGTCGGCGGTGGATCGGCGGGGGCGCTGCCTGTGGCCAGGAACAGCAGGGCCGCGGCCGAGACGGTGGTGACGAGGGCCTTCATGTGTCCTCCCCGTGTCAAGACAGCTATATAAATCGACTTTGCTCGATGCCGTGCGGAGCGTCAAGCCCTTCCCGGATCGGCGCCGAGGTCGGTGTCCCGCTCAACCGCCCACCGCGAGATCGGCCACCTCGTCGGCGCACCCCCAGGACAGCGTGACCCCGGCTCCGCCGTGGCCGTAGGCGTGCACGAGCCGATGCCCGGAACCGATCGACCGGTCCAGCTCTACCCGGGGGCCGCCGTGGCGTGCCGGACGCAGTCCGATCCGTTCGCCGAGCACCGGGGCGTCGGCCAGTTCCGGCACGAGGGCGACGCAGCGCCGTCGGATCGCCGTCGCGGTGTCCGGGTCGGGCGCGGTGTGCCCCACGCCCGGCTGGTACGTGCCGCCGAGAACCACGTCGTGTCGGCGCGGGTGCACGTAGGTGATCCCCGCCGGGTCGTCCTCGTCGCGTACCGAGACGGTCAGGCCCGGATTCGCCACCAACACCAGGTGCCCGCGCACCGGGTACACGGCCGGGTCGGCGGCGAGCCGGCCGGCGGCCAGGCCGGTCGCGTTGACGACCGTCGGCGCGAGGTCGAACGCGTCGGCGAGCCGGTCCACCCGGCGGCGCAGCAGCCGCCCACCGTCGGCCTCCAACCGTTGCCGGAGCCAGGCCAGGTACGGCGTCATCTCCACCGTCGGAGCGGTGAACCGCAGCACTGCCGTGTACGGCGGCGTCGCCGGCTCCGCCACCAGGTCCGCGCACGCCGCCGACCACCACGGCGGCCCGGTGTCCGGGCCGCGCAGCAGCATCCGGGTCGGCCGGTCGACCACCCCCGGCACGCCGTCGGCCGCCTGGCGGCTCAACTCGATCCGGGTCCGGCGTGCCCAGTCCGACACCCGTGGGTCCTCGTCGGTGTGGCTCGGATACCAGACCGCGGCGGCCACCGCCGACACCGTGTCCGCCGGTTCGTCCGCCGCCAGCACGGCCACCCGTGCCCCGCGTCGCGCCAGGGTGACGGCCACCGTCATCCCGACGATGCCGCCGCCGACCACCACCACGTCCGCCGCTGCCGCCATCGCTCGCTCCCGTCTGTCGTGCCGCCTGTCTCGAATCGTGGCGGTGACGCCACGCTGACGTCCAAGACGACATGGGGCAGTCGGCGATAAGCGGCGCTTATGGTGGCTCCATGTCCGACGTGCCGGCCCGAGAAGCCTGGTCCGACCTGCGCCGACTGCGGTACTTCGCGGTGCTCGCCGAGGAACTGCACTTCACCCGGGCCGCCGCGCGGCTGCACGTCGCCCAACCCGCGCTCAGCCAGCAGATCCGCGCGCTGGAACGTCAGCTCGGCGTGCCGCTCGTGCGCCGCACCAGCCGGGGCTGCACGCTGACCGAGGTGGGCGCGCGGGTCGCCGACGAAGCCGCGCGGCTGCTCGCCGAGGTGGACGCGGCGACCGCCCGCATCCGGGGCCTGGCGGGCGGACGGGGCGGCCGGCTGCGCCTGGCGTACACCCGCTCGGCGCGCGGCGGCCGGGTCGACGACCTGGTGGCCCGGTTCCGGGTCGCCCACCCGCAGGTCGAGGTGGTCCCGGAGACGGCCTGGACGGCACCGAACGTGGCCGGACTGCTGGCCGGCCGGCTCGACGCGGCGTTCGTCCGCCCGCCACTCGACGAACCGGCGCTGGCCTGCCGGACCGTCGACACCGAGGAACTGCTGCTGGCGCTGCCCGCAGGGCACGCTCTCGCCGCCGGTCGCCGCCGGATCAGCCGCGCCGAGGTGGTCGACCTGCCGGCCGTGATGTGGCCCCGGGAGAACGGCCCCGGGATGTTCGACCGGACGATCGCACAGGTCTGGCCGCACGGCGGCTTCCGGCTCGTCCGGCAGGAGCCGGACGACGAGCAGCTGCTGCGGGCGGTGGCGCAGGGCGACGTGGTCGCGGCAGTCCCGGCCGGTCGCGCACGCGCACTACGGATGCGCGGGGTACGCCTGCGCCGCTTCACCGCCCCGACACCCACCGTGGACGTCGCCCTCGCCTGGCCCCGGGACAGCACGAACCCGGCCTTGCGCCGGTTTCTCGCGCTGCTCGGCCAGCCCTGAGCCCGCCGCCGTCGCCCTGCTACAGGGCCTACGGCACGCTGCAGGTGTAGAGCACCGCGGTCAGCATGCCGAGCGAGCCGGTGACCTGCGTCGACGTCCAACCGCCGGGTCCGTTCGCGACCAGTCGGAAGGTGCCGGTGCCGATGGAGAGCAGCCCGCCGGGGACGGTGACGCTGGTGGCCGTGGGACCGAGTGTCCCGCCGCCGGTGAAGCTGCCGGACAGCGACCACGTGAAGCCGCTGCGGGTCAGGCCCCCGACGGGCAGTGTCCAGGTGAAGGTCGGCGGGGTGAGCGTACCCGCGCTGCACTGCAGGTTGGTCGGTGGACTGACGGTGCCGGCCTGGAGGGTCCCCTGGCCGTACTCGGTGCCGGTCCACGCCGCCATCGTCGATCGCGGCGGCGCGAGCACCCCGACGGTGAAGGCGAGCACCAGGGCGGCCGTACCCGCGAGCCACCGGCGCCCGACCTGTGCGGTGGCTGGTCGAGCCGGCTTGCCCGGACGCCTCACGGCCGCCCCACCCGGATGCGGCGTCGGCGTACGGCGAGCACGAGCAGGAGGCCGGCGAGCAGCGCACCGGCCCCGACGGCCGACGGTGTCCGCAGGTCGGGTCCGGTGCGCGGAAGCGGGCCGACCGTGCCGCCGGCCGAGGCCCGGTCGCCGAACCCGGTCGCGGTGACGACCAGGTCCGCCGACCCGGCGGCCGTCGCGCCGGCGAGCAGGCTCGCGGTGACGAGGACCCACCGTTGCTGATCGGCGCGCATCGAGTCGATGGTGACCGGTGCCGTGGTCAACCTGGTGGCCGGACCGTCCGCGAGGACCTGTTTCTCCTGGCCGGTGGGGCAGCCGCCCTTCACCCACCGCTGCGGGCAGACGGCGGCGGTCACCTGGAGTCCGTCCGGCCTGGCGGCGAGCGGGCCGGAGGCCGACAGCGAGATGGTCACCGTGCCCGGCTGCGGCGCGTGTGCCGAGACACCCACCTGCCAGGGCACGGGTTCCTCCGGCGACATGGTGGTCATCCGCGCCTCGTCACCGATCGAGACCAGGGTGAGGTACCGGCTCCGGATGACCTCCTCGGTCGGGTCGGCGCGGGCCGGGCTCGGTGCCGCGAGCACCGCAGCGGTGACACCGGGCAGCACCGCCACGGCCAGAAGGAGGCATCGCAGGGTCGAACTCGGGTGCGCGCCCGTCTCTCGATCCGGTGTCGCCCCGTCCGGCCCCGTCCGCCGATGGCGAGCCGGTGGCCGGGGCTCGCTGCGCGGCCAGAAGGCCCAGGTCACGATCGCGGCGGTGCTGATCGTGATCGCGCTCATCGCGTACACGTTCGACACGGTGCGGACCGCGTACCCGAGCCGGGGCGCCGACCACTCGACCAGCCGTACGTGGGTCACCGCGTACGGAGCGGTGTCGTTGGAGTCGTTCGCGTCCCCGCGCAGGGTGAGCAGGCGCGTGGACCCACCCCCGTCGGCGATCTCGACCACCCGGTGGGTGATCGGTGCCAGCGGCGAACGGTCGACGGTCACGACGTCTCCCACGACGACCTCGGACGCGGGGATCTCCCGCACCACCGCCAGTGATCCGGCGGGGATGCTCGGGCTCATCGACCCGGTCTTGAACAGGATGAGCGAGATGTCGAAGAAGAACGCCAGCGGGACGAGGACGACGCACACCGTTCCGCCGACGGCGAGCAGGGTCAGCGCCAGATCGCCGACCCTCGCGAGGAGTCGACGCCGCTGACGCGCTGGTCCCACCATCCGACCGGTCCTTTACGTAGACGTGGCAGTGAATTCCCAGGTGACCGCACCGGTGGTGCCCTGGTACGCGTTGCCGGCTCCGGACTGCACACGTGCCTCGAAGCAGAACCGCAACTGTGGCGTCGCGCCGGCCGGCGCCGTGATGGCCGACGACACCGGCGACCCGGGAACCGAGGTGATGCCCAGGTAGCTGGGCCCGACGATCCATGTCGGCGTACCGGTGAAGGCGGCGGCCGCGCAGGTGGTGCTGGTGGTGGCGGTCCGCACCACGCGGTACTCCAGTACCGGCAGCAGGGCACCGGCGTTGTTGGACGAACCGGTCAGCGCCACCGTGCCGCCGACGTTCGTCGTGGCTGTCGTCCGGATGTCGAGGTAGGCGTAGAACGAGACCGAGGGGGACATCGCCGTCGCGGTGAACGCCAGCGTCGCGGCGTTCACCGCCGGGGTGTGGCTGGCCCAGGTACTCGACGCGGTCTGCGACTCGGTGCCGAAGACACTGGCCGCGAACGACCCGGTGCCGTACTCGCCGTCCGTCCACGCGGCGAGCGTGGACGTCGTGCCCAGGCCGATGACCAGGGCACCGGCGAGTACGGCACGGGTCCGGCGGAGCCGTGGTGTCCCGGCCGGCGTGCGACGGTTGACCACGGCCACCACCTACACGGATTCGGCGAGGAGCTGCCAGGTCTCCGTGACCGACGTGCCCTGCACCAGACCGGCGTCCGCCGTGACGACGAAGCACAGGAACACCGGAGCGCCGGGTGTCGTGGGCGGAGTGCCCTGGGTCAGGTTGAACGACACCGCGCCGGTCACCGAGTCGAGTGCGGTGCCCTCGGCCACGATCCAGGTCGGAGTCGTGGGTGTCGGAGCACAGTCGCCGAACGTCGGGACGGTCGCGATGCCGTAGGTGAGCCC
Above is a window of Verrucosispora sp. NA02020 DNA encoding:
- a CDS encoding LysR family transcriptional regulator, producing MSDVPAREAWSDLRRLRYFAVLAEELHFTRAAARLHVAQPALSQQIRALERQLGVPLVRRTSRGCTLTEVGARVADEAARLLAEVDAATARIRGLAGGRGGRLRLAYTRSARGGRVDDLVARFRVAHPQVEVVPETAWTAPNVAGLLAGRLDAAFVRPPLDEPALACRTVDTEELLLALPAGHALAAGRRRISRAEVVDLPAVMWPRENGPGMFDRTIAQVWPHGGFRLVRQEPDDEQLLRAVAQGDVVAAVPAGRARALRMRGVRLRRFTAPTPTVDVALAWPRDSTNPALRRFLALLGQP
- a CDS encoding signal peptidase I — encoded protein: MVGPARQRRRLLARVGDLALTLLAVGGTVCVVLVPLAFFFDISLILFKTGSMSPSIPAGSLAVVREIPASEVVVGDVVTVDRSPLAPITHRVVEIADGGGSTRLLTLRGDANDSNDTAPYAVTHVRLVEWSAPRLGYAVRTVSNVYAMSAITISTAAIVTWAFWPRSEPRPPARHRRTGPDGATPDRETGAHPSSTLRCLLLAVAVLPGVTAAVLAAPSPARADPTEEVIRSRYLTLVSIGDEARMTTMSPEEPVPWQVGVSAHAPQPGTVTISLSASGPLAARPDGLQVTAAVCPQRWVKGGCPTGQEKQVLADGPATRLTTAPVTIDSMRADQQRWVLVTASLLAGATAAGSADLVVTATGFGDRASAGGTVGPLPRTGPDLRTPSAVGAGALLAGLLLVLAVRRRRIRVGRP